From the Takifugu flavidus isolate HTHZ2018 chromosome 12, ASM371156v2, whole genome shotgun sequence genome, one window contains:
- the bace2 gene encoding beta-secretase 2 isoform X2 — protein sequence MAPPAALLALSFCLSVSDGSILVPLRLFSGNFTFSSAVGLVALRQVALTADGSGLSLASDPTGTVNFLDMVNNLKGDSGRGYYIELSIGTPGQKMNILVDTGSSNFAVAAAPHPFITHFFNTALSSSYQYTGQGVAVRYTQGNWNGELGMDLVSIPEGPNGTFPINIAAILSSEGFFLPDINWQGILGLAYPLLARPDPSVTPFFDSLVQQLGIPDIFSLQMCGAGLSASSTVDAAGGSLIMGGTESTLYTGPVWYTPIVEEWYYQVEVLKLEVGNQNLELDCKEYNTDKAIVDSGTTLLRLPVNVFNALVTAITRSSLEFSSGFWDGTKLACWMKGETPWRFFPKLSLYLRATNSSQSFRLTILPQLYIQQITDVDGTLDCFRFGVSSSVNGLVIGATVMEGFYVVFDRAQRRLGFALSNCAVSAGLPLSEIAGPFSAADVASNCSGGVRNEPVLWVISYALIAVCALVLIVLLLLLVVPCRRRNSFGEITDESSLVRHRIK from the exons ATGGCTCCTCCGGCCGCTCTACTGGCTCTGAGTTTCTGTCTCAGTGTTTCGGACGGGAGCATTTTGGTCCCTCTCAGATTGTTCTCCGGGAACTTTACCTTCTCCTCAGCGGTGGGTCTGGTGGCTCTGCGGCAGGTCGCCTTGACAGCTGATGGAAGCGGCCTGTCTCTGGCCTCCGACCCGACCGGGACGGTCAACTTTCTGGACATGGTGAATAACTTGAAGGGGGACTCTGGCAGAGGCTACTATATAGAGTTGTCTATCGGTACTCCCGGCCAGAAG atgaACATCCTGGTAGACACAGGCAGCAGTAACTTTGCTGTGGCGGCAGCTCCACACCCCTTCATCACACACTTCTTCAACACAGCTCT CTCCAGTAGCTACCAGTATACTGGGCAGGGCGTGGCTGTCCGCTACACACAAGGAAACTGGAACGGTGAACTGGGCATGGACCTTGTCTCCATCCCTGAGGGTCCAAATGGGACTTTCCCCATCAACATCGCTGCCATCTTGTCCTCTGAAGGCTTTTTCCTCCCTGACATTAACTGGCAGGGAATACTGGGACTGGCCTACCCCCTGCTGGCTCGG CCAGACCCATCTGTGACGCCCTTCTTTGACTCATTGGTGCAGCAACTCGGAATCCCAGACATCTTTTCCCTGCAGATGTGTGGAGCTGGACTGTCAGCCAGCAGCACCGTGGACGCGGCAGGAGGCAGTCTT ATCATGGGAGGGACTGAATCAACTCTGTACACTGGCCCAGTGTGGTACACCCCCATTGTGGAAGAGTGGTACTACCAGGTGGAGGTTCTAAAGTTGGAGGTTGGAAACCAGAACCTAGAGTTGGACTGTAAAGAG taCAACACAGATAAGGCCATCGTTGACAGTGGGACCACCTTGCTGCGTCTGCCCGTCAACGTCTTCAATGCGCTGGTTACCGCCATCACTCGCAGCTCGCTG GAGTTTTCTTCAGGGTTCTGGGACGGCACCAAACTGGCGTGCTGGATGAAAGGGGAGACGCCCTGGAGGTTCTTCCCAAAGCTATCCCTTTATCTTAGGGCCACCAACAGCAGCCAGTCCTTTCGTCTCACCATTCTGCCGCAG CTTTACATCCAGCAAATCACCGACGTAGACGGAACATTGGACTGCTTCCGTTTCGGGGTGTCCTCGTCGGTCAATGGTTTGGTGATCGGTGCAACTGTGATGGAAGGTTTCTACGTGGTCTTCGACCGCGCTCAGCGGAGGCTGGGCTTCGCTCTAAGCAACTGTGCAG tgaGCGCTGGGCTGCCCCTCTCAGAGATCGCTGGGCCTTtctcagcagcagatgtggcgTCCAACTGCTCCGGTGGTGTGCGGAACGAGCCTGTCCTGTGGGTGATTTCCTACGCTCTGATTGCTGTCTGCGCGCTGGTTCtcatcgtgctgctgctgctactggtggTGCCGTGCCGACGCAGGAACAGCTTTGGGGAGATAACAGACGAGTCTTCGCTGGTCCGCCACCGTATAAAGTGA
- the bace2 gene encoding beta-secretase 2 isoform X1, which yields MAPPAALLALSFCLSVSDGSILVPLRLFSGNFTFSSAVGLVALRQVALTADGSGLSLASDPTGTVNFLDMVNNLKGDSGRGYYIELSIGTPGQKMNILVDTGSSNFAVAAAPHPFITHFFNTALSSSYQYTGQGVAVRYTQGNWNGELGMDLVSIPEGPNGTFPINIAAILSSEGFFLPDINWQGILGLAYPLLARPDPSVTPFFDSLVQQLGIPDIFSLQMCGAGLSASSTVDAAGGSLIMGGTESTLYTGPVWYTPIVEEWYYQVEVLKLEVGNQNLELDCKEYNTDKAIVDSGTTLLRLPVNVFNALVTAITRSSLIQEFSSGFWDGTKLACWMKGETPWRFFPKLSLYLRATNSSQSFRLTILPQLYIQQITDVDGTLDCFRFGVSSSVNGLVIGATVMEGFYVVFDRAQRRLGFALSNCAVSAGLPLSEIAGPFSAADVASNCSGGVRNEPVLWVISYALIAVCALVLIVLLLLLVVPCRRRNSFGEITDESSLVRHRIK from the exons ATGGCTCCTCCGGCCGCTCTACTGGCTCTGAGTTTCTGTCTCAGTGTTTCGGACGGGAGCATTTTGGTCCCTCTCAGATTGTTCTCCGGGAACTTTACCTTCTCCTCAGCGGTGGGTCTGGTGGCTCTGCGGCAGGTCGCCTTGACAGCTGATGGAAGCGGCCTGTCTCTGGCCTCCGACCCGACCGGGACGGTCAACTTTCTGGACATGGTGAATAACTTGAAGGGGGACTCTGGCAGAGGCTACTATATAGAGTTGTCTATCGGTACTCCCGGCCAGAAG atgaACATCCTGGTAGACACAGGCAGCAGTAACTTTGCTGTGGCGGCAGCTCCACACCCCTTCATCACACACTTCTTCAACACAGCTCT CTCCAGTAGCTACCAGTATACTGGGCAGGGCGTGGCTGTCCGCTACACACAAGGAAACTGGAACGGTGAACTGGGCATGGACCTTGTCTCCATCCCTGAGGGTCCAAATGGGACTTTCCCCATCAACATCGCTGCCATCTTGTCCTCTGAAGGCTTTTTCCTCCCTGACATTAACTGGCAGGGAATACTGGGACTGGCCTACCCCCTGCTGGCTCGG CCAGACCCATCTGTGACGCCCTTCTTTGACTCATTGGTGCAGCAACTCGGAATCCCAGACATCTTTTCCCTGCAGATGTGTGGAGCTGGACTGTCAGCCAGCAGCACCGTGGACGCGGCAGGAGGCAGTCTT ATCATGGGAGGGACTGAATCAACTCTGTACACTGGCCCAGTGTGGTACACCCCCATTGTGGAAGAGTGGTACTACCAGGTGGAGGTTCTAAAGTTGGAGGTTGGAAACCAGAACCTAGAGTTGGACTGTAAAGAG taCAACACAGATAAGGCCATCGTTGACAGTGGGACCACCTTGCTGCGTCTGCCCGTCAACGTCTTCAATGCGCTGGTTACCGCCATCACTCGCAGCTCGCTG ATTCAGGAGTTTTCTTCAGGGTTCTGGGACGGCACCAAACTGGCGTGCTGGATGAAAGGGGAGACGCCCTGGAGGTTCTTCCCAAAGCTATCCCTTTATCTTAGGGCCACCAACAGCAGCCAGTCCTTTCGTCTCACCATTCTGCCGCAG CTTTACATCCAGCAAATCACCGACGTAGACGGAACATTGGACTGCTTCCGTTTCGGGGTGTCCTCGTCGGTCAATGGTTTGGTGATCGGTGCAACTGTGATGGAAGGTTTCTACGTGGTCTTCGACCGCGCTCAGCGGAGGCTGGGCTTCGCTCTAAGCAACTGTGCAG tgaGCGCTGGGCTGCCCCTCTCAGAGATCGCTGGGCCTTtctcagcagcagatgtggcgTCCAACTGCTCCGGTGGTGTGCGGAACGAGCCTGTCCTGTGGGTGATTTCCTACGCTCTGATTGCTGTCTGCGCGCTGGTTCtcatcgtgctgctgctgctactggtggTGCCGTGCCGACGCAGGAACAGCTTTGGGGAGATAACAGACGAGTCTTCGCTGGTCCGCCACCGTATAAAGTGA
- the LOC130535303 gene encoding transmembrane protease serine 2-like isoform X2 produces MSTNLYQDMPPFIHGDHKMKTLSRLDVRPQYVHHLAPKPPAEANQSAPKHKDWKQMCVKRSVTSVISLLILLLLAGILLAYYFSSTCIHGLQCGDSSCVWASQWCDGVEDCPAGQDEANCVRLHGSGFVLQVYGSGGWRNVCSRGWSAQQGRASCLEMGYSRGTFFQSGQQRVTSEGGFFQLKSDFYPEASILQQFVLTNSCPDDSVVTLQCTDCGRGVNSSRPSAGTWPWQVSLQLAGSHYCGGAIVSPYWLVTAAHCVLRDPRPAAWTVYTATVNPLDTLFTPAHFVSHIVIHEGYNSLTHTGDIALMRLKKPLDFTDSNIGPVCLPNIGLNITDQQHSWITQLSGSGDAGSGFLYLKGVQVSIMDSVECNRSSQYRGRISQDMLCARGTDEAVCQADSGSPLVTLKNGVWWLTGDTIWGDKCTEHNIGVHSNISYFQAWIHQQMKKHQND; encoded by the exons ATGTCCACCAATCTG TATCAGGATATGCCTCCTTTCATCCACGGAGACCACAAGATGAAAACACTGAGCCGCTTGGACGTCAGACCTCAGTATGTTCATCACCTGGCCCCCAAACCTCCGGCTGAGGCCAACCAGAGTGCCCCAAAACACAAAG ATTGgaagcagatgtgtgtgaaGCGGAGTGTGACCTCTGTGATCTCCctgctcatcctgctgctgctggctggaatTCTCCTGGCTTATTACT TTTCCTCCACCTGCATCCATGGGCTGCAGTGTGgtgacagcagctgtgtgtgggCATCCCAGTGGTGTGATGGAGTCGAGGACTGTCCTGCCGGCCAGGATGAAGCCAACTGTG TGAGGCTCCATGGCTCCGGCTTCGTGCTACAGGTCTATGGGTCCGGTGGGTGGAGGAATGTGTGCTCTCGGGGCTGGAGTGCCCAGCAGGGCAGGGCCAGCTGCCTggagatgggctacagcag AGGCACCTTTTTCCAGTCAGGCCAACAGCGGGTGACCTCTGAAGGTGGATTCTTCCAGCTGAAGTCTGACTTCTACCCTGAAGCTTCCATCCTGCAGCAGTTTGTTCTGAC CAACAGTTGTCCTGATGACAGCGTGGTGACATTGCAGTGCACTG ATTGTGGCAGAGGTGTGAACTCCAGCAGGCCCTCAGCAGGGACGTGGCCTTGGCAGGTCAGCCTGCAGCTGGCTGGGTCTCACTATTGTGGGGGAGCAATAGTCTCCCCCTACTGGCTGGTGACTGCAGCACACTGTGTACTCAG AGATCCCAGACCTGCAGCCTGGACTGTTTACACTGCAACAGTGAATCCGTTAGACACTCTGTTCACTCCTGCACACTTTGTGAGCCACATCGTGATCCATGAAGGCTAcaacagtctcacacacacaggtgacatcGCTCTGATGAGGCTTAAAAAACCCCTGGATTTCACAG ACAGCAACATTGGCCCTGTGTGCCTCCCAAACATTGGCCTAAACATCACTGACCAACAACACAGCTGGATCACACAGCTGAGCGGTTCTGGAGATGCAG GGTCTGGCTTTCTCTACCTGAAAGGGGTTCAGGTCTCCATCATGGATAGTGTGGAGTGTAACAGGTCCTCCCAGTACAGAGGCAGGATATCACAGGACATGCTGTGTGCCAGAGGGACAGATGAAGCTGTCTGTCAA GCCGATAGTGGCAGCCCTCTGGTGACCCTGAAGAATGGAGTTTGGTGGCTCACTGGGGACACAATCTGGGGGGACAAATGCACTGAGCACAACATTGGTGTCCATAGCAACATCAGCTACTTTCAGGCCTGGATACACCAACAAATGAAG AAGCATCAAAATGACTGA
- the LOC130535303 gene encoding transmembrane protease serine 2-like isoform X1, whose protein sequence is MSTNLYQDMPPFIHGDHKMKTLSRLDVRPQYVHHLAPKPPAEANQSAPKHKDWKQMCVKRSVTSVISLLILLLLAGILLAYYFSSTCIHGLQCGDSSCVWASQWCDGVEDCPAGQDEANCVRLHGSGFVLQVYGSGGWRNVCSRGWSAQQGRASCLEMGYSRGTFFQSGQQRVTSEGGFFQLKSDFYPEASILQQFVLTNSCPDDSVVTLQCTDCGRGVNSSRPSAGTWPWQVSLQLAGSHYCGGAIVSPYWLVTAAHCVLRDPRPAAWTVYTATVNPLDTLFTPAHFVSHIVIHEGYNSLTHTGDIALMRLKKPLDFTDSNIGPVCLPNIGLNITDQQHSWITQLSGSGDAGSGFLYLKGVQVSIMDSVECNRSSQYRGRISQDMLCARGTDEAVCQADSGSPLVTLKNGVWWLTGDTIWGDKCTEHNIGVHSNISYFQAWIHQQMKVSYPEMKQQ, encoded by the exons ATGTCCACCAATCTG TATCAGGATATGCCTCCTTTCATCCACGGAGACCACAAGATGAAAACACTGAGCCGCTTGGACGTCAGACCTCAGTATGTTCATCACCTGGCCCCCAAACCTCCGGCTGAGGCCAACCAGAGTGCCCCAAAACACAAAG ATTGgaagcagatgtgtgtgaaGCGGAGTGTGACCTCTGTGATCTCCctgctcatcctgctgctgctggctggaatTCTCCTGGCTTATTACT TTTCCTCCACCTGCATCCATGGGCTGCAGTGTGgtgacagcagctgtgtgtgggCATCCCAGTGGTGTGATGGAGTCGAGGACTGTCCTGCCGGCCAGGATGAAGCCAACTGTG TGAGGCTCCATGGCTCCGGCTTCGTGCTACAGGTCTATGGGTCCGGTGGGTGGAGGAATGTGTGCTCTCGGGGCTGGAGTGCCCAGCAGGGCAGGGCCAGCTGCCTggagatgggctacagcag AGGCACCTTTTTCCAGTCAGGCCAACAGCGGGTGACCTCTGAAGGTGGATTCTTCCAGCTGAAGTCTGACTTCTACCCTGAAGCTTCCATCCTGCAGCAGTTTGTTCTGAC CAACAGTTGTCCTGATGACAGCGTGGTGACATTGCAGTGCACTG ATTGTGGCAGAGGTGTGAACTCCAGCAGGCCCTCAGCAGGGACGTGGCCTTGGCAGGTCAGCCTGCAGCTGGCTGGGTCTCACTATTGTGGGGGAGCAATAGTCTCCCCCTACTGGCTGGTGACTGCAGCACACTGTGTACTCAG AGATCCCAGACCTGCAGCCTGGACTGTTTACACTGCAACAGTGAATCCGTTAGACACTCTGTTCACTCCTGCACACTTTGTGAGCCACATCGTGATCCATGAAGGCTAcaacagtctcacacacacaggtgacatcGCTCTGATGAGGCTTAAAAAACCCCTGGATTTCACAG ACAGCAACATTGGCCCTGTGTGCCTCCCAAACATTGGCCTAAACATCACTGACCAACAACACAGCTGGATCACACAGCTGAGCGGTTCTGGAGATGCAG GGTCTGGCTTTCTCTACCTGAAAGGGGTTCAGGTCTCCATCATGGATAGTGTGGAGTGTAACAGGTCCTCCCAGTACAGAGGCAGGATATCACAGGACATGCTGTGTGCCAGAGGGACAGATGAAGCTGTCTGTCAA GCCGATAGTGGCAGCCCTCTGGTGACCCTGAAGAATGGAGTTTGGTGGCTCACTGGGGACACAATCTGGGGGGACAAATGCACTGAGCACAACATTGGTGTCCATAGCAACATCAGCTACTTTCAGGCCTGGATACACCAACAAATGAAGGTAAGCTATCCTGAGATGAAGCAGCAGTAG